A part of Rhinoderma darwinii isolate aRhiDar2 chromosome 1, aRhiDar2.hap1, whole genome shotgun sequence genomic DNA contains:
- the LOC142665120 gene encoding gastrula zinc finger protein XlCGF66.1-like, with amino-acid sequence MDKDRNEMSRRILDFTLEIIYLLSGEEYTIVKKTSGDCTTPIIHESGGWSSSQSPITERPPHSRIHERKILELIYKMTELLTGEVPIRCQDVTVYFSMEEWEYLEGHKDLYEEVMMENYRPCTSQATSCSMEIMLTFVSLCCPMTLRRCVFRSFNLLKLLSLEATDTGKVRKILKAVVMLG; translated from the exons atggacaaggacaggaatgagatgagcagaagaatattagactttaccttggagatcatctacctgttgagcggagag gagtacacaatagtgaagaagacatcgggtgactgtacgactcccatcatccatgagtcaggaggatggagcagtagtcagagccccatcacagagcgtccccctcactcccggatacatgagaggaagatcttagaactgatctacaagatgactgagctgctgactggagag gttcctataaggtgtcaggatgtcactgtctatttctccatggaggagtgggagtatctagaaggacacaaggatctgtacgaggaggtcatgatggagaactaccggccgTGCACATCACAAG CCACCTCATGCTCTATGGAAATAATGCTTACGTTTGTTAGTCTTTGTTGTCCCATGACACTTCGAAGATGTGTTTTCAGAAGCTTTAACTTGCTAAAGCTTCTTTCATTGGAAGCAACAGATACTGGTAAAGTGAGGAAAATTCTCAAAGCTGTGGTTATGTTAGGGTAA